In one window of Tachypleus tridentatus isolate NWPU-2018 chromosome 2, ASM421037v1, whole genome shotgun sequence DNA:
- the LOC143245509 gene encoding G1/S-specific cyclin-D2-like, whose amino-acid sequence MVAEIRSYSATRALVRSGTDVEREGMARIRRSNSSQRCSLGLRTWLYTASFSSSEPLLSTRRVLQNLLQLEDRYCLASSYFVCLQSELKPYMREKVTEWMWEVCEGEYCQQDVFPLAVNCMDRFLSVVKLKRSQLQLLGTVCLFLASKLRQVVPLVSRKLCQYTDNSVTQEELLV is encoded by the exons ATGGTTGCTgagattcgctcctattcagccacaagagcattagtgaggtctgGTACTGATGTCGAGCGAGAAGGGATGGCTCGCATtaggcgttccaattcatcccaaaggtgttcgttGGGGTTAAGGACATGGCTCTATACAG CCTCTTTCTCCTCTTCAGAACCTCTTCTAAGCACCAGAAGAGTACTCCAGAACTTATTACAGTTAGAAGACAGATATTGCCTGGCTTCGTCATATTTTGTTTGTCTTCAATCGGAGCTTAAGCCTTACATGAGAGAGAAAGTGACTGAATGGATGTGGGAG GTCTGTGAGGGAGAATATTGCCAACAAGACGTCTTTCCTCTTGCTGTGAACTGCATGGATAGATTTCTCTCAGTCGTTAAACTTAAAAGAAGTCAACTGCAGCTGCTAGGAACTGTTTGTCTTTTCTTAGCTTCCAAGCTTCGTCAAGTAGTCCCTCTTGTGAGTAGAAAACTATGCCAGTACACTGATAACTCTGTCACTCAGGAAGAACTACTG